The nucleotide window aatctgaaggttgccagttcgattcccggtcatgcaaactgacattgtgtccttgggcaagtcacttcaccctacttgcctcgggggaatgtccctgtacttactgtaagtcgctctggataagagcgtctgctaaatgtaaatgtatacagaTACCATTGTAGATATATCATTATTGAGTATGTAACACTCAGTTGTTATTTGTGTATTGCATATGTTATTTACATGTAACATTAAACATGTTTGAGTCATTCCACAAAAAGATGACAATTTGTGTCCTAACAGatttttaaaagctttttagGTAACATTAAATTAACTTACAAGTTGTTTGTATGTGATtctattcatgttttttttaatagtaTCTAGCATGTCCCATTAAGAATATAACGTATAAAAATCCATTAATGTTAATAAAATCTGAACTTTGTTATAAAGTGCACACTGTCTTTTCACTGTTCAAAGTTTAATTTTTATAAATGATTGTAACATGTAAAAAAACGATTTGTCAGTGTTCCTCAGTTTGCTATCCTCTACTCTGGTTAAACTCTCCAATAAAATAGTTGTACTTTTTCTTAAGTAGTAAGATGCTAATGAAATGACATTGTTGGCCTAGTATGAAGACCATGGTACACACACTGCCTTTTTACACAATGTTTTCTAATGTTTTACATTGTTAAACACAAGGGGAAGATCCCATGTCATCCCTGTCACCCTAAATCAACCCTGTTCCTGTCAACCCTGCTATTGTCAACCATATAATCGCCAAGCCTGTTACTTTTCCACAGGGACAGTGGAGTAACCGGGTTGGcatgaatacatttacattttgcacTACACAGTCAACCCTGTTACTGTTACCTAATGTCAGTCCTGATATTTGTAAATATGTATTTAATATTTAAGTTATTCCTATATTTTACCAATAATAGCACATGTAATTGTTTTTATGTGTATGTAAAGTAGAGAGCAATCATCAAACCTGAAAATGTATAACAATCTGTAATAAATGTGTTTGCTTTCAACAtaaaacaaattatatttaTCTTATAAACTCAAATGAACAAGAGACAGTTTATGCTAAACATAATACTGATGTTTCAGAACcaataatcaaaattatgtcTGCCGATAAATTACACGTTGGTAACCCATATGTCGATGGGTCTTAACTTCACATGCTTTCCTCCATCTACACAGTgccagtgagaccagcagtgttACAGACAGTCAAACATACAAGCGAGATACAGGCTTGAGGAAATTAAGAATGGGTTCCAGCAGGAGCTGAATACTTCCATTTCAGGGGAATTAAATCAGGAGAGAAAAAGACTGTCTGGCATAAACCGCTCCGTGTTATCCTCTACATTCAGAGACAGAGGGTGTTCAGATAAGTCTCTTCCATCAAAGCactagagggagaggagagagaaggagaggagtggagaggagagaggtgtgggaGGATAGAGGATAGTATCAAGGTGCTGTGATCTCCCTGCAAGAGAGGCAGACTAGAGGTAGACAAAagtccctgtcccagccccaAACTCAGTCGACAGCCCCAGcttcacagagacacacacacacagacacacacacagtcgataAAAACATGGCACAGACCCAGGAGCTGCTGCCTCaacaggactacatatttaccaACAGCTGCTTCCCCATCTCTgctaaacatgtgtgtgtgtgtgtgggtgggtgtgtgtgtgaatcgtgcatgcgtgtttttgtgtgctCAAGTGCGCTCATTTGTGTCTTGCTACACTGAAAAATAGTAAACTTTGTACTGATTGGATTGTCCAAAACACTGTGGGGAGTGGATATTCTCTTGGGAAGGATCAGCTTTTGTTGTATTACTGATATCTATACATATAATCATATACAGTAGCAAGGTgtcacacaatgatttattgtgTAATGACCATGAGTTGACAATATAAGTTTACTACACAGAGCAAAACAAGTCTCTAAAGCTACCCTAAATCAACCATGTGGATTTATCTCAGAAGAAACAAATGGGAGAGCTTAAACAAATTACTTTGCAACAACTCTGCAAACCCATCAACACACAACGGAAACGGGTTAAATAATCCTTGAAAAGTATCGGGACTGACAGTAAACAAatctctctatccttccctaAGGCCCAAAACAGAAGTCTCAGAAATGTAGCTCCTTATTACAATACCCCCATGGCTTCATACAACACCCTCTGTCCTTAACCCACCAAGCAGTCCTGGTGTTTCTACCATCAAGTTCCACTGAAAATGTCCTACCTTTGAGAACGATGGGATCCTTGCCCTCCCTCTTTAGTGACTCCAGAACCACgtgaaggggctgggagggggtcaCCCTGGAGGGGTCCATGGTGTTGTCATCGTAAACCACGATCTCTTTGGAGAAAATGCCCTTGTAAGAGTCCTTGCCCTGGCGGCAGGAAATAAGGTCCAGCACGGTGATTTTGCCCTGCTGCAGCCTTCGCCGGCTGATCTTGTCCGAGCAGTTGATGTGAACGGCCCCCTGAATGTGGCTCTTGTTGTACTCCATGAAGGGCCTGCAGTCGATGATGACCGGCAAGGGCCCCACGGGGTGGCCCATGGGGCAGCGGGCCATGCGCCTGGCCAGCTCATTGGGGTGGATGACCCGGACAGGGGAGGCCTTGGGCTGGCCCGGGCTGTGGCTGTGGCTAGTCAGAGCCTCATGATTGCTGACCATAGGGATGGAGGCCCCAGCGTAGCTGAGGTTGGGGCTGCTGGCACTCACCTGGCTCAGGCTGTGGCTCTTGCTGTGGGCGTCCTTCTCATAGGTGCTCACCGAGCAGCAGCTGCCACTGCTGCATCCACACGACAAGGAGCGCGTGGAGCCGTTGGATGAGGGCATATACGTGAGGTTGGTCGCCTGGATCTTCACCACAGTGGAATTTATGACCGTTTTGCCGCTGGAGGTAACGGAGTCCAAATAGCTGGTGTCCAGGCGCAGTCGGAG belongs to Osmerus eperlanus chromosome 8, fOsmEpe2.1, whole genome shotgun sequence and includes:
- the dusp10 gene encoding dual specificity protein phosphatase 10, giving the protein MPPSPLDDRIVVALPRPIRPQELRLRLDTSYLDSVTSSGKTVINSTVVKIQATNLTYMPSSNGSTRSLSCGCSSGSCCSVSTYEKDAHSKSHSLSQVSASSPNLSYAGASIPMVSNHEALTSHSHSPGQPKASPVRVIHPNELARRMARCPMGHPVGPLPVIIDCRPFMEYNKSHIQGAVHINCSDKISRRRLQQGKITVLDLISCRQGKDSYKGIFSKEIVVYDDNTMDPSRVTPSQPLHVVLESLKREGKDPIVLKGGLSFFRQNHEHLCDHSLHLREGLDSAGASGLSGALPHSLPSTPDIENAQLTPILPFLYLGNEQDAQDLHQLQRLNISFILNVTTHLPLYHYDTGLFSYKRLPATDSNKQNLRQYFEEAFEFIEEAQRAGQALLIHCQAGVSRSATIVIAFLMKHTWMTMTDAYKFVKTRRPIISPNLNFMGQLLEFEEDLNNGLTPRILTPKLMGVETIV